A stretch of DNA from Coccidioides posadasii str. Silveira chromosome 4, complete sequence:
ACTGCACTTGGGAGTGAGGGGAGCAGCCCTGTGGTTAATTTGGAGAAGTGACACCACAAGTTGTTGTCAGAGCGGCGATATGTCCTATCTGTTTTCATGTAATTCACCAGCCAACAATTTCCTCTATTAGTTTAAACCCTCTATCTTTCAAAAATAACAAAACAATTAACAAAGAAGCTATGGAGTTTGCATAATTAACTGCTTGGTCTACAAAATTTGCAATGATGGGAAATCATTTTTTTGGCCTGTCTGTAGGTCCCAAATTATGGGCGTGGGGCGAAGCCGTTTGTCACTGAAAATAATGAGATGTCAAGGGTTAGCAAGAAAACAGATATTCCTCTCCCTGACACTGAACTCATGTTAAGGAAACCACTGAACCACGGATCTTCCTGAGCCCTTGCTGTTTAGACAATTCCTCAGCCCTATACAGGTCCAGTGCCTGATCTCGTGTGCACTTCCAAAGGTCCCCCGGAATGGCGCCCTTCATTCTTAAGAAAAGGTTGTGTTTTGTGATCAAACCTGTATCTGGCCGGGCGAATTCCATTGGATTAATGATACGGACGCGTCGAAACATCTGAATATCGGGTTCATCGTTCTCCCGATGTTTCCTCTTTCCGGGCTTGTTCATTTTCCCCGGGTCCAGGGGCACATGCTCATCGGGATGAATATCCTTCCACGTAGGTGTTTGCACCGCTCGGCTCGGTTCCTTAACACGACAAAATACGGTTCCGCAAGTAATGCTACGGCATGTCAGCAACCTTGAATGAAACAGTAGCAAGAAATAATCCCATTAATAAATTTTGATACTGTCAGTTTGGAAAGAGTAGGCTACAATATCGACTATCTATCCGAGATGGTAAAGGACGCTTTCACTTACCATTCTACCTCCTTATCCGTTGGGCCCTGGAATTCCGCTCCACATCTTGGGCAAGATGCTCGCACGcgtttttctttaaagagcATACACATGGCTACACGCTGTCCCGGATAAAAGCATGTTTCCCAAGGTTTAGAAATGTCAATCAAATTCCGAGTACCGGACTCCTCTATGAGGAATTCACCTCTGTCAATCATTCCCGGTCCGCAGCCAGACGCTTTGAAGTTCACCTTGAGGATTGAAATCAAGGCTTCGGCAGACCGGACAAATTCCAGGTGAAAGGGACTCTCTTTGTTGAACGCATCAATCATGTAGACAGGCTGCTGGCGTTGGACCTGAGTCGGAATATGTAGTAGAAAGCGTTGTATATCATGAATCATTTGGAACACTCGTAAGTTTGTCTGGAGAACCTTTTCGCTTGTTTCAAGCAGGCGTCGCCCCTGCTGGACGCTTTGGGCGATGCTATTGGCGATAATGGCGAGCTTGGTCGTCCCTTGATTTGATAACACTTGTATCTTCCCCGCCAGGGTCTCGTATTGGCGCTGCTCAGCGCGAGCGTGCATGGTGGTGGCGTTCATTTGGACGGTCAACAGCAAGACCTCAATGGAGCTGGTGTGGGCTGCGATCTCAGCCCGGAAGTTTTGTATATCAACTTTACGGCAAACAGCCCACTTTATCCTACTCCACCCATCCTTGAGCTTTGAACTTGTTCCACCGCCTTGCAGATGTGGTTGGTATTTCTCGACCTTCTTCCAGAAGGAATCAATCGTTCTCTGACATTGCGCGGCGGCCTGTTGCAATGCGAGTTTCTCACCGTGCTGAGATCCGTCAAGATCGATGCGCTTGACGCGCAGGAGCGCCGTCTCGAGGGAGTAGAGCTCATTAAGAAGCTCGCGGTATGTTGATCCTGAGTTGGACGACTCACGGAGAGCATCAATGACAGTTCCGACAAGTCTGAGAGCCGCGAGGAAATCACCAACAGAAAACCCGAACCCCACAGACATCTTGTTGCAAAATATGTTGTGGGAGTGGTCAGATATCATGGAGAGCCCAATTCAGGCCATATTTGTGAAGGACAAGGCTTTAAACATTCAGAGACGCACTTCAAAATGTGGCTGTGCTCTAGTTATTAATGGCCGGCGATGCAGCTGGTCAGTCAAGCTCTTCGCATGCCCTCCTTGCCGTAGATTTGCTTGAACATGAGTTACTGAAAGAGTACtgagtacagagtatggGGGTCGAAAATCCACCATGTTCTGTTTATCATGCGGCCCAGTGCAGGGCCAGCTGATATTTGTTCAATCCAGGAAGAGTCTTTTCTAGGTAGTAAACCAATACCAAATACTAATTCTAATTgattttttttgtcttttttttttctttttttaatgcTTCAACAATAGTTCTTTCTGGCATCATATCAAAAGGAATGAGAAGAATTTCAACTGCGGTAAACGCGATCAAACTGATATGATCAGAGTTGCTAGATAATTTGAAAGAATTTTAACAGTAGAGCAATTCCTCAACATCCTTAGAGTAGTTAATCAGTTAACTAGGAACTACTAGCTAGGTCAAAAGCTTGCGCCCTCCCCTTACTACCCACAGGTTACAACTCTGGACTGAGGATGTGTGTAGCATTTTGGGAAAACTCAGGGTCTCTCTTGATTAGAAGAGGTATTTCAAAACGCTCTCAAGCAGAATAAAGCAGCCTGATATGTTTTGCTGCCTAACAACCGTCGAGACAACAGCTTGGCCTGTTGAATCGCATGGAAT
This window harbors:
- a CDS encoding uncharacterized protein (EggNog:ENOG410PYNU); amino-acid sequence: MSVGFGFSVGDFLAALRLVGTVIDALRESSNSGSTYRELLNELYSLETALLRVKRIDLDGSQHGEKLALQQAAAQCQRTIDSFWKKVEKYQPHLQGGGTSSKLKDGWSRIKWAVCRKVDIQNFRAEIAAHTSSIEVLLLTVQMNATTMHARAEQRQYETLAGKIQVLSNQGTTKLAIIANSIAQSVQQGRRLLETSEKVLQTNLRVFQMIHDIQRFLLHIPTQVQRQQPVYMIDAFNKESPFHLEFVRSAEALISILKVNFKASGCGPGMIDRGEFLIEESGTRNLIDISKPWETCFYPGQRVAMCMLFKEKRVRASCPRCGAEFQGPTDKEVECITCGTVFCRVKEPSRAVQTPTWKDIHPDEHVPLDPGKMNKPGKRKHRENDEPDIQMFRRVRIINPMEFARPDTGLITKHNLFLRMKGAIPGDLWKCTRDQALDLYRAEELSKQQGLRKIRGSVVSLT